The Dyadobacter sp. 676 DNA window TCCCAACGCAGGTGTGTGGCCGAAGAACCTTTCAGCCACGCGTTTCGTGAGCACGATACTGCCGGGTTGCCGCAGCGCTATTCGGGGATCACCCTCGACGAAATGGTGTGTGAATACATCGAAAACGGTGGAATCCGCGGCGTAGATATCTTCTTCATAAAACCGCCGTTCGCCTTGCCGGAACATCGTGCGGCCATTCGGAAAGAAACGGACGTAATTTTCCACGAAAGGATAGTCCTGTTTGAGCGTTTTGACCAACGGAGGTTGCGTACTAACCCATTTATTGATCTTGTCCGGCTCGCGGATATACGAAACAATGCGGTAAATCCGGGAGGCTTTTTTGATGGTAACGGTCGTAACTGAGCTCGTCGGTCACGTAGAGGAGCAACAACATCCCGCAGGTCACGCCGATGGTAAGTCCGAGAATGTTGATCAGGCTATAAAATTTGTCCTTGACCAGGGTGCGAAATGCCAGTTTCAGATAGTTTTTCAGCATATAACAGGAGGTTTTGCCTTTGGGGGATCCAATGCCTCGATATTTTAAATCCATACCAGGCCGAAAGCGATGCCGGAGAGGGGTTCCGGCTTGAAAGTTGTTCATTCGGGAACATCAGGTGTCCGATAATGAACAGTGGTATGCCGCTCGTTTGCAGCATGTTTGGTAAATAAAAGTTTACTTATCCTTACAACGGGATGACGATGGGTTGGGCTGTCACGGGGCGGCCCCGCCGCCGGTTCATTTCGCCGGCACCGCCCCTCGGATACGCGATCCATTGCCAATGCCGGCAACGGGTTTTTTGTGTGGCGGGTGTAAATACGTGTTTTTTTAAACAGGTGTTTACACGCGTTTTTGAAGAATTATTTCTACGCAACTTTGTCGAACAAAAGCTTTTGTATGGTGGAGATCAGCTACCACTTTAAAAAACGGACTTACCTGTAAAAGTATTCGTTACAGGGCGGCCCCCGTACGCTTTCGAACGGGGAAAATAGTCATACATCCACAATGGGCACTTTTCTAGATTTACAAAATGGCTGGTACAACGGTCTGATCCAGGGATTGGGACAAAGCCAGGATTCTTTCCAGATCATTCAGCCGGCACCTCCTATCGCGAGCGGTACTGCCGCCAACACGACGTTTTGGGCCTATTACAACAATATCCCTCCTAAAACCCTGACCCAACAGTTTGCCGCAAGCGGTGGCAATCAGTTTTACAATAATTACAGAGCGCTGCTTTCTGCGCTCGTCCCTTCACGCAACATCGATGTGAAGGCGGACATCGGGGAAGAGAATTACAACAACTGGCAGGCTTATGTGCAAAGACAACCCACATTGCCGACGATGAACCAGATCCCGACGATGTTCCGCAACTGGGCGATGTTTTATGCGCCGAGCGTTGCCAACATCGGCTCTTCCGACTACGCGGCTATTTTGCTCGATCCCATCGCGACCGCGCAGAACGAGTTGACGTTGATCTACACCAATCCCCAGGGGCTGCCGATCAATTTCGACTGGCAGCTTACTTATCTCGACATGGTTAACCAGCTGAACAACAGTCCGGCCCGGTCGTTTTCCTTCGATAGCGCTACCATGAACAGCAATGTGAGCAGTTCGTGGTCCGGTGGTTCGCAATCGGCATTTTTCGGGCTCTGGGGCAATAGCAGCTCCACGTCCAAGCTCAGCGAACAGTTTGCGTCGAGCCGTGTGAAGGTTACCGCCGACTTCCAGAATGTACTGGTGTATTCCAACACGCCGGGCGCATGGTACTACTCGTCGGCTATGGGCCTTGCCTATGCCAATCAGACCGGCAACCCGTGGAGCCCGGCGTCGTCCATTAACTGGAACAATACTTTTGGTGGCAACGGCAATATGCAGTATTTCGCGGCTAACGTTATTGTGGCTTCGGGTATGACGATCACCGTTACTTCGGATGCTTCCTATTCTTCGCTGGATCAGCAGACTATCACGTCCAGCGGTTCGGCCGGGTTCTGGCCGTTTTACACCGGCGATAGCGGCAGTTCTTCCAACAACCGCGTCACATTTGACGAACACGGCCAAATGACGATCAGCACGACCAGCGTACCCGGCGTTCCCATTATCCTGGGCGTCAATGTACTGTCGGCGGGCGAATTTGTGGGCCACTCGGCGAGCGCAGCAGTGTCGCTTTACGAATCGGCCAAAAATTTTATCGCCGAAGGGCTGGTTGCCGTTTAGAAGCTCTTGGAAGGCTGGCGCTGGCCAGCCTTCTTTATTTGCTATCTCCTGTAATCTTTCGCAAACCTTTTCCACCACAATGGTATTTGACGCTATTTCTACCGATGCGATAACCGCAGTTACTGACGGGTGGTACAATCAGTTGGCGACCAGCCTGAACCTGTCGGTCCGGAGTTTCCAGTTGTTGCAACCGCCGGTGGTCCCGGTGGACGATCGGAGCCTTTGGGGTTGTTTCGATGTCCCGCCCGAGACCCTGAAATACAACCGCTGGTATTTCAGCCAGCCCGACTTTTTCAGCCAATACGCTGCGATTGCAAACGGGCTTTCTTTTCCCGACAGCGCCTTTGCGGCCGATATCGGGGCTGTTACTTATGCGAAATGGATGGACTATCTCAATAGCCTTTCGTCTCCGCCGCCGCCGAACACCTTACCGACCGTCTGGTTTCAATGGGCTATGGTAAATGCGCCGTCCGTGGCCAACATCGGCCGAACGGATCTGTCGACACAGCTGCTGATCAACAGCGCACAGGCGGCTTTACAGCCTTTTGAAGGGGAAAATGCCCGTCCGGCCGATTTCTCGCCGTCATTTTCGGACCTGAAAACGACGCTTCTGGCTTCCCAGGGGGCCAGTTTTTCGTTCGATTCGGCCCACGACAATCC harbors:
- a CDS encoding ABC transporter permease, which codes for MLKNYLKLAFRTLVKDKFYSLINILGLTIGVTCGMLLLLYVTDELSYDRYHQKSLPDLPHCFVYPRAGQDQ